The following proteins come from a genomic window of Peptoniphilus equinus:
- the sfsA gene encoding DNA/RNA nuclease SfsA, producing the protein MKYHRTSTATFIRRLNRFIAEVKLEDAVIQVHVPNTGRCRELFLEGTPVVLEHAATSNRRTAYSLVSVYKGDRLINIDAQGPNKIVEEALNAGQILSQVKHLHLARERTEGDSRFDFYYEGIKEDTPVRGYIEVKGVTLEVENRAYFPDAPTLRGLKHLVGLSRLAEEGFENYVIFCIQMEGVVSFSPNTLMQPAFTKALKAMADTVGILAFDCHVTADDVTLKDAVPVMWD; encoded by the coding sequence ATGAAATATCATCGTACTAGCACCGCCACATTTATCCGTCGTCTCAATCGCTTTATTGCAGAAGTGAAGTTGGAGGACGCTGTCATACAGGTTCATGTGCCCAATACCGGAAGGTGTCGAGAGCTTTTTTTAGAGGGGACACCTGTGGTATTGGAGCACGCTGCAACGTCGAACCGTCGGACTGCCTATTCACTTGTGAGTGTCTACAAGGGCGATCGCCTCATCAATATTGACGCGCAGGGACCGAATAAAATTGTAGAAGAAGCCTTAAACGCCGGACAAATTCTATCTCAGGTAAAGCATCTTCACCTAGCGCGGGAACGGACTGAAGGTGACAGTCGTTTCGACTTTTATTATGAAGGGATTAAGGAGGACACACCAGTTAGAGGGTACATTGAAGTTAAAGGCGTCACGTTGGAAGTGGAAAACCGTGCGTATTTTCCTGACGCGCCTACACTTCGTGGACTGAAACACCTTGTGGGGCTCAGTCGACTTGCCGAAGAAGGCTTTGAAAACTATGTGATCTTTTGTATTCAGATGGAAGGGGTTGTGAGTTTTTCTCCTAATACACTGATGCAACCGGCGTTTACCAAGGCATTAAAAGCGATGGCGGACACGGTGGGGATTCTTGCGTTTGATTGTCATGTGACAGCCGATGATGTGACGTTAAAAGATGCTGTGCCGGTCATGTGGGACTGA
- a CDS encoding YitT family protein codes for MPKVFYDFFQINRSILLKLLAGTSLMSFVLVNIHMQSNITEGGVLGLTMLLYKLFGWDPAVTSPLLDFAAFSLGVTYFGRKFLKRTALCSLLFALFYKLFFTLGPVLPNLYQLPAVASILGGLGIGLGCGLIVHEGIAAGGDDALALVLSNRLNLKINRVYFLTDFSILILSLTYIPVNRIGFSLLTTVVSSLVIRQIEVLLPQKNGARSTI; via the coding sequence ATGCCAAAAGTTTTTTATGATTTTTTCCAAATTAATCGTTCGATATTGCTCAAGTTACTGGCCGGCACGTCGCTAATGAGTTTTGTGTTGGTGAACATTCACATGCAGTCCAACATCACCGAAGGCGGCGTCCTGGGTCTCACCATGCTGCTCTACAAACTTTTTGGATGGGACCCGGCGGTGACCAGTCCCCTTTTGGACTTTGCCGCCTTCAGCTTGGGAGTCACCTACTTCGGGCGGAAATTTTTAAAGCGGACAGCTCTGTGCTCTCTTCTTTTTGCACTGTTCTATAAACTGTTTTTCACTCTGGGTCCGGTGCTTCCAAACCTCTACCAGCTCCCCGCTGTGGCTTCTATTCTGGGTGGTCTGGGGATCGGACTGGGGTGCGGACTCATTGTCCACGAAGGCATTGCCGCCGGCGGCGACGATGCGCTGGCACTTGTACTCTCCAATCGTCTGAATCTCAAGATTAATCGAGTGTATTTTCTCACGGATTTCAGCATTCTGATCTTATCTTTAACCTACATTCCTGTAAATCGGATCGGATTTTCTCTGCTCACAACTGTGGTCTCGTCACTAGTTATCAGACAGATCGAAGTACTTTTGCCACAAAAAAATGGTGCACGAAGCACCATCTAA
- a CDS encoding DUF1002 domain-containing protein, with protein MRNLKYDTTMPHKSARELKKIRSLPAVIAMAGLMLLPASVLADAAVGDSVVSIGANLDTNERSAILDELNAPKDAQIIEVTNDEEHKYLGDVVPAGKIGHKAISSSLITYTEAGSGLDIDVSDKINYITESTYRNALITAGVTDADVVITAPNSVTGTAALTGIMKAYEQTSGAVISDEVKKVANEEMVVSQQLTEEMGEQETNDLINSIKVAMEKNMPANEEQLRTVINNVAQEYHITISDNQVESLVGLFTKMKNANINWDQVAQEAGKYSDVAKDLASKAKDYLSSPEGQQVLEQSKGIFAQIIDWIKNFFAGL; from the coding sequence TTGAGAAATTTAAAATATGATACAACGATGCCACATAAATCTGCCCGAGAACTGAAAAAGATTCGCTCGCTGCCTGCTGTTATCGCTATGGCGGGGCTGATGCTACTGCCAGCTTCGGTTCTGGCCGATGCGGCTGTTGGAGACAGTGTGGTCAGTATTGGAGCCAATTTGGATACCAATGAACGGTCTGCAATTTTAGACGAGCTGAATGCGCCGAAGGATGCGCAAATTATTGAAGTGACCAATGATGAGGAACACAAGTATCTTGGCGATGTGGTTCCGGCGGGTAAAATTGGACACAAGGCCATCTCCAGTTCCCTGATTACCTATACGGAAGCAGGAAGCGGCTTGGATATTGACGTTTCGGACAAGATCAATTACATTACCGAATCTACCTATCGAAATGCTCTCATCACGGCGGGGGTTACAGATGCCGATGTGGTTATTACTGCGCCGAACTCTGTCACAGGGACTGCCGCTTTAACCGGTATTATGAAAGCCTATGAACAGACCTCCGGTGCTGTGATTTCCGATGAAGTGAAAAAAGTGGCAAATGAAGAGATGGTCGTGAGTCAGCAGCTTACGGAAGAAATGGGAGAACAAGAAACCAACGATCTTATCAACTCCATTAAAGTGGCGATGGAAAAGAATATGCCGGCTAATGAGGAGCAACTTCGAACCGTGATCAACAACGTGGCGCAAGAGTATCACATTACCATCTCCGACAATCAGGTAGAGAGTTTGGTAGGACTTTTTACGAAGATGAAAAATGCAAATATCAACTGGGATCAGGTGGCTCAGGAAGCCGGCAAGTATTCCGATGTGGCAAAAGATTTAGCGTCAAAGGCCAAGGATTATCTCAGCTCGCCGGAAGGCCAACAGGTCTTAGAGCAGTCTAAAGGCATCTTTGCTCAGATCATTGATTGGATTAAGAACTTTTTTGCCGGTCTATAA
- a CDS encoding 2-hydroxyacyl-CoA dehydratase subunit D, translated as MEIREILDTLAHIANNQREQIDKYLAEGKKVVGVFPYYAPEEIVHAGGMVPIGIWGGQGPIDQAKNYFPTFYYSLALRCLEMSLDGTLDGLSAMLVTTLDDTLRPLSQNYKVSAGRKIPMVFFNHGQHRKEEFGITFNAKMFDKARKRLEEVTGETVPDENFKHTFEVYNDMRRLKREFIKLAASHRKTISATDRTLVLKASWHMLKEEYNELLGALVDALKALPEEEWNGPRVVTSGIIVDNPGLLQVFDDYDINIVADDVAHESRGFRIDVDTSIDDPMRALADQFARMDEDPILYDPDITKRPAYVVSLAEDNDADGCLLFMMNFNDTEEMEYPSLKKAYEEAGIPLIKMGYDQQMSDFGQVKTQLETFKEMVELNRF; from the coding sequence ATGGAAATCAGAGAAATTCTTGATACACTGGCACACATTGCAAATAATCAAAGAGAACAAATCGATAAATACCTGGCAGAAGGCAAAAAAGTGGTAGGGGTGTTCCCTTATTACGCACCTGAAGAAATCGTACATGCCGGCGGCATGGTGCCAATCGGCATTTGGGGTGGTCAAGGTCCTATTGACCAAGCTAAAAATTACTTCCCTACGTTTTACTATTCCTTAGCCCTACGCTGCTTGGAAATGTCTCTTGATGGTACTCTTGACGGCTTGAGCGCCATGTTGGTCACTACGTTGGATGACACCCTGCGTCCGCTGTCTCAAAACTATAAAGTATCTGCCGGTCGCAAGATCCCGATGGTATTTTTCAATCACGGCCAACACAGAAAAGAAGAGTTTGGTATCACTTTTAATGCCAAGATGTTCGACAAAGCTCGCAAGCGCTTGGAAGAAGTGACCGGTGAGACGGTACCCGATGAAAACTTCAAGCACACTTTTGAAGTCTACAATGATATGCGCCGCTTAAAACGGGAATTTATCAAACTGGCAGCTTCACACAGAAAGACGATCTCCGCGACTGACCGGACTCTGGTACTGAAAGCGTCATGGCATATGCTCAAAGAAGAATACAACGAGCTTCTCGGTGCATTGGTTGATGCTCTTAAAGCCCTGCCTGAAGAAGAATGGAACGGCCCAAGAGTGGTTACCTCCGGTATCATTGTGGACAATCCGGGACTTCTTCAAGTCTTTGATGACTACGACATCAATATTGTCGCAGACGATGTAGCTCATGAATCTCGAGGCTTTAGAATTGATGTCGATACATCCATTGACGATCCAATGCGTGCTTTGGCCGATCAATTTGCCCGCATGGATGAAGATCCGATTCTTTACGATCCGGATATCACCAAACGTCCGGCTTATGTGGTCAGCCTTGCTGAAGATAATGACGCTGACGGCTGTCTGCTCTTCATGATGAACTTTAATGACACGGAAGAAATGGAGTATCCGTCCCTGAAGAAAGCTTATGAAGAAGCCGGCATTCCACTGATCAAAATGGGTTATGACCAACAAATGTCCGATTTCGGTCAAGTCAAGACACAACTTGAAACCTTTAAGGAAATGGTTGAGCTTAATCGCTTCTAA